One region of Tumebacillus amylolyticus genomic DNA includes:
- a CDS encoding ATP-binding protein, whose translation MSKDFFLNVMIVLFPVLFYQVFHNSPRRKRTQRNKLLIGLFGGLSAVACLNYPFVDGYGIFWDFRVIPLTLAMVYGGRAAGGLALGMEIVFRLWIGGPQAWFSVLFSLVLYAILLGREKKFLRLLPRQRVAFVTMFSVAEYLAFLGMLAYELQLFHALSFREEGAKNALFLLLIGLLQAVVMAIAALVVEHLISTSRMRSEVQRTEKLGVISELAASVAHEVRNPLTVVRGFLQIARGSLDDRNRQYMNTALAELDRAEFIISDYLNFAKLQVETVSVFEASLDLHHTVKLMSSYALLRGVKLDHQIEPGLWVHANQEKLKQAVINLLKNSIEACHNGGQVKMQAYRDSQQVILQVLDTGVGMNEEQIKRLGHPFYTTKEKGTGLGLMVTFRILQAMDGQLAFESNVGVGTTATIRLPLTAP comes from the coding sequence TTGAGCAAGGATTTCTTTTTGAATGTCATGATCGTCTTGTTTCCGGTTCTGTTCTACCAAGTGTTCCATAACAGCCCGAGACGGAAACGGACGCAGCGCAACAAACTCTTGATCGGACTGTTCGGCGGCTTGTCTGCCGTTGCGTGTTTGAATTATCCCTTTGTGGATGGATACGGTATATTTTGGGACTTTCGCGTGATTCCGCTGACGCTCGCGATGGTTTACGGCGGTCGAGCGGCCGGTGGATTGGCGTTGGGGATGGAGATCGTGTTTCGACTGTGGATCGGAGGTCCGCAGGCGTGGTTTTCCGTGCTGTTCTCGTTGGTCTTGTATGCAATCCTCTTGGGACGGGAGAAAAAATTCCTTCGTCTCCTCCCCCGCCAGCGTGTCGCATTTGTCACGATGTTCTCCGTGGCGGAGTATCTGGCCTTTCTCGGGATGCTTGCGTACGAACTTCAACTGTTTCACGCGTTGTCCTTTCGCGAAGAAGGGGCCAAAAATGCGCTGTTCCTCCTCTTGATCGGGCTCTTGCAAGCGGTCGTGATGGCGATTGCCGCTTTGGTCGTCGAGCACCTCATCTCCACATCGCGCATGCGGTCGGAGGTGCAACGCACGGAAAAGCTCGGCGTGATCAGCGAATTGGCCGCCTCCGTCGCGCATGAAGTTCGCAATCCGCTGACAGTCGTGCGCGGTTTCTTGCAAATCGCGCGCGGGAGCCTGGACGACCGAAACCGGCAGTATATGAACACGGCCCTCGCCGAACTGGACCGCGCGGAATTCATCATCAGCGACTATCTCAACTTCGCCAAACTGCAAGTCGAGACGGTCTCCGTGTTTGAGGCGTCCCTTGACTTGCACCATACGGTCAAGCTGATGAGTTCCTACGCGCTGCTTCGCGGGGTGAAACTTGACCATCAGATCGAGCCGGGTCTGTGGGTACACGCGAACCAAGAGAAATTGAAGCAAGCGGTCATCAACCTCTTGAAAAATTCCATTGAAGCCTGCCACAACGGCGGTCAGGTCAAGATGCAAGCCTATCGCGACTCCCAACAAGTCATTCTACAAGTGCTCGACACGGGTGTCGGCATGAACGAGGAGCAAATCAAGCGCCTCGGCCATCCCTTCTACACCACCAAGGAAAAAGGAACGGGTCTCGGACTGATGGTGACGTTCCGCATCCTGCAAGCGATGGACGGGCAGCTCGCCTTTGAGAGTAACGTGGGCGTCGGGACAACCGCTACGATTCGGTTGCCGCTGACAGCTCCGTAA
- a CDS encoding MDR family MFS transporter — protein MSETSQAQTSTVKFWPIMIAIFCGAFLTVLSTSTINVAVPVLIEHFHSDLSTMQWALTGFLLATGTTAPICGYLGERFSYKRLYLGSLIGFTLFSLLCAVAWNDWSLVAFRTMQGAFNGLVMPATMTIIFQVVPKEKQPLALSLWSLSSMLGPAIGPTLAGWLMNFSWHWIFLLNVPIGLLSIILTQRLIPYYRLNVPKSFDLPGLLTCIAGSLSLLIAFSKGNAWGWGSLTTVSLLVFGVLMLALFLWREFKIDVPLLYVRVFENKRYNISLIILCIITLTLYSGTYLTPLFLQNVLLASPLDTGLILLPGSLVMALMMPLVGRLYSKTGPMPLMITGIVLIAIGTWQMAQLTPDTTRSYVVWWMVVRNLGISLSFMPSQTAAMEEIPRNVSGHASSITNWLRNMTGSFAIAMFTSMLGARETVHTADLTAQHAGTAKQIAIHSFTLSMNDVYLLATFIALIGIPACFWVRKKRIGANTTPTHTVKA, from the coding sequence TTGAGTGAGACGTCCCAAGCGCAGACTTCCACCGTGAAGTTCTGGCCGATCATGATCGCGATCTTCTGCGGGGCCTTCCTTACGGTCCTCAGCACCTCGACGATCAACGTAGCAGTACCTGTTTTAATCGAGCATTTCCACTCCGACCTCAGCACCATGCAGTGGGCGCTGACCGGATTTTTGTTGGCAACGGGGACGACGGCTCCGATCTGCGGATACTTGGGGGAGCGTTTTTCGTACAAACGGCTCTACTTGGGGTCGCTGATCGGATTCACCCTGTTCTCTCTGCTCTGCGCCGTTGCGTGGAACGACTGGTCGCTGGTCGCCTTCCGCACGATGCAAGGGGCGTTCAACGGTCTCGTCATGCCCGCCACCATGACGATTATCTTCCAAGTCGTGCCCAAAGAAAAGCAACCGCTCGCGCTCTCGCTCTGGTCGCTGTCCTCAATGCTCGGCCCGGCGATCGGACCGACGCTTGCCGGTTGGTTGATGAATTTCTCATGGCATTGGATTTTCCTGCTCAACGTACCGATTGGTCTGCTCTCGATCATTCTAACCCAGCGTTTGATTCCGTACTACCGTCTCAACGTCCCGAAATCGTTCGACTTGCCGGGGCTGCTCACCTGCATCGCCGGGAGCCTCTCTCTGCTCATCGCGTTTTCCAAAGGCAATGCATGGGGCTGGGGTTCGCTGACGACGGTCTCTCTGTTGGTCTTCGGCGTTTTGATGCTCGCTCTGTTCCTGTGGCGCGAATTCAAAATCGACGTTCCGCTGCTCTACGTCCGCGTCTTCGAAAACAAACGCTACAACATCTCCCTGATCATCCTCTGCATCATCACGCTCACTTTGTACTCCGGCACGTATCTCACGCCGCTGTTCTTGCAAAATGTCCTGCTCGCTTCGCCGCTCGATACCGGACTGATTCTCTTGCCGGGCTCCCTCGTCATGGCGCTGATGATGCCGCTCGTCGGTCGTCTCTACTCCAAAACCGGCCCGATGCCGCTGATGATCACAGGCATCGTCCTGATTGCAATCGGCACGTGGCAGATGGCGCAACTGACACCGGACACGACACGCAGCTATGTCGTCTGGTGGATGGTCGTCCGAAACCTCGGCATCTCGCTGTCGTTCATGCCGTCTCAAACGGCTGCGATGGAGGAGATTCCGCGCAACGTCTCCGGCCACGCGTCTTCGATCACCAACTGGTTGCGCAATATGACAGGTTCGTTTGCCATCGCGATGTTTACGTCGATGCTCGGCGCTCGCGAGACCGTTCACACCGCCGACCTCACAGCGCAACACGCAGGGACTGCGAAGCAGATTGCCATCCATTCGTTCACGCTGTCCATGAACGACGTCTACCTGCTCGCCACGTTCATCGCCCTGATCGGCATCCCCGCCTGCTTCTGGGTTCGGAAAAAAAGGATCGGTGCAAACACCACCCCGACCCACACCGTCAAAGCCTAA
- a CDS encoding PadR family transcriptional regulator, giving the protein MNTLAYALLSFLARRPMSGYDLMLAIQPLWQAKHSQIYPLLAKLETEGHVDYVLVEQKDKPDKKVYSITESGHVALQDWLQQPSGDPIIRDEMVLKLYTLWLGDHASAKRVVEERIAYFRKRLQRLEVTLADVQDEHSEVLTEPDILSPVFTRLKLLERAITTARLELDWCFDFLKQIEQSEKKPR; this is encoded by the coding sequence ATGAATACGCTTGCATACGCATTATTAAGCTTTTTGGCGCGTCGTCCGATGTCGGGGTATGACCTGATGTTGGCGATTCAACCGCTGTGGCAAGCCAAGCACAGCCAGATCTACCCCCTGCTCGCCAAGTTGGAGACGGAGGGCCATGTCGATTATGTGCTGGTCGAGCAGAAGGACAAGCCGGACAAAAAAGTCTATTCGATCACCGAGTCCGGACATGTTGCGCTCCAAGACTGGTTGCAGCAACCGAGCGGCGACCCGATCATTCGCGACGAGATGGTGTTGAAGCTGTACACGTTGTGGCTTGGCGACCATGCCAGCGCGAAACGCGTGGTGGAGGAGCGGATTGCGTACTTCCGCAAGCGTCTGCAACGATTGGAAGTTACGCTCGCCGACGTACAGGACGAACACAGTGAAGTCCTCACCGAGCCGGACATCCTCTCCCCCGTCTTCACCCGCCTCAAACTTCTGGAACGCGCCATCACCACCGCCCGCTTGGAACTCGACTGGTGCTTCGACTTCCTCAAACAGATCGAGCAAAGTGAAAAAAAGCCCCGCTGA
- a CDS encoding DUF3990 domain-containing protein translates to MDIIQLPDIWFHGTTEAESPTLASGIQVSFGREFTDFWQGFYVTSCPFQAFYWAQEKRNTYNERQRFRRTKIKGYKPEFTKALVIIYRLDKQKLFAFRGRIFAREPDADWGGFVYNNRNGLHVSAHYGRYKTYEFVEHNLDFTYDYVFGPLADGLPNFAEVSSLLRLKKIPFEDFVSAISPRGVMKDQLSFHSDQAAICLTPLLEVNTDAEANQFLQEYRSAR, encoded by the coding sequence TTGGATATCATACAACTCCCTGATATCTGGTTTCATGGAACAACGGAAGCAGAGAGTCCAACGCTTGCTTCAGGAATTCAGGTGTCATTCGGTCGTGAGTTCACTGACTTTTGGCAAGGTTTTTACGTAACGTCCTGTCCGTTCCAAGCCTTTTACTGGGCTCAAGAAAAACGGAATACGTATAATGAACGACAACGCTTCCGCAGAACCAAGATTAAAGGCTACAAGCCGGAATTCACGAAAGCCCTCGTGATTATTTATAGATTGGACAAGCAGAAACTCTTTGCCTTCCGAGGTCGTATCTTTGCAAGAGAGCCCGATGCAGACTGGGGTGGTTTTGTATATAATAATCGTAACGGCTTACACGTCTCCGCACATTACGGAAGATACAAGACCTATGAATTCGTAGAGCATAACCTGGATTTTACCTACGACTATGTCTTTGGTCCGTTAGCCGACGGCCTGCCCAATTTCGCTGAGGTCTCATCCCTTCTTCGTTTGAAGAAAATTCCCTTTGAAGACTTTGTCAGTGCGATTTCCCCAAGGGGCGTGATGAAAGATCAACTTTCCTTCCACTCTGATCAAGCTGCCATATGTCTGACACCACTTCTGGAGGTGAACACCGATGCCGAAGCCAATCAATTTTTACAAGAATACCGATCTGCCCGATGA
- a CDS encoding cytochrome P450, which translates to MTTFSRMPGSRLQNYLWFQRDPLGFMVATRDSGEVVSLYNSEKRPSFVVHDPDVIQQILVTKEKSFVKGRSSSILQRTVGTGVLTSEGSTHDRQKRVMTSAFTKPNLESYAREVARYSAETVSSWKSGQARSLSHDMMMLTLRIICKTMLGVELQEEAERLGIAVEECIQYSADRIYSPWPVPLALPLKSNRTFKASRAVLRRFAQETQGNQAPLLSPLLANAFPEEDIRFQIITVLIAGHETTANLLGWVFYLLAKHPEAGERLRQEITEVVGEEELTYEHVARLPYAQAVIQETLRLYPPAWAILRENIEPVELSGVPVNGRGTYIISPYAIHRDPAVFSEPEVFDPSRFYESEQEIPRFAYLPFGAGSRACIGSQYAMMESVLILASLWRTGTLRLADPTFTATPEPSISLRIKGGLRMVWE; encoded by the coding sequence ATGACGACTTTTTCACGCATGCCGGGCAGTCGGTTGCAGAATTATTTATGGTTCCAGCGGGACCCTCTCGGGTTCATGGTCGCAACTCGGGATTCAGGCGAGGTCGTGTCCCTTTACAACAGCGAAAAACGCCCGTCCTTCGTCGTCCACGACCCCGACGTCATCCAGCAAATTCTCGTGACCAAGGAGAAGAGCTTCGTCAAAGGCCGCTCCTCGTCCATTCTCCAACGCACCGTCGGCACAGGCGTCCTGACATCGGAAGGCTCCACCCACGATCGGCAAAAACGCGTCATGACGTCCGCTTTTACCAAACCGAACCTCGAAAGTTACGCAAGAGAGGTGGCGAGGTATTCGGCAGAGACGGTGTCTTCTTGGAAAAGCGGACAAGCCCGCTCGTTGTCGCACGACATGATGATGCTCACCCTGCGGATTATCTGCAAGACGATGCTCGGAGTGGAATTGCAAGAGGAAGCGGAACGGCTGGGGATTGCGGTGGAGGAGTGCATTCAGTACAGTGCAGATCGAATTTATTCGCCGTGGCCGGTTCCGTTGGCGTTGCCTTTGAAAAGCAACCGCACGTTCAAAGCGTCGCGGGCGGTGTTGCGAAGATTTGCGCAGGAGACGCAGGGGAATCAGGCTCCGCTGTTGAGCCCGCTCTTGGCGAATGCGTTTCCCGAGGAGGACATTCGGTTTCAGATCATCACCGTCTTGATTGCGGGGCATGAGACGACGGCGAATCTGCTGGGCTGGGTGTTCTACTTGCTGGCGAAGCATCCGGAAGCGGGGGAGAGATTGCGTCAGGAAATCACAGAAGTTGTCGGGGAGGAGGAGTTGACGTACGAGCATGTCGCCCGACTGCCGTATGCGCAGGCGGTGATTCAAGAGACGTTGCGCTTGTATCCGCCGGCGTGGGCGATTCTGCGCGAGAACATCGAGCCCGTCGAACTCTCCGGCGTGCCAGTGAACGGTCGAGGGACGTACATCATCTCGCCCTATGCGATCCACCGCGACCCGGCCGTTTTTTCAGAGCCGGAAGTGTTCGACCCTTCGCGTTTCTACGAAAGCGAGCAGGAGATCCCGCGCTTCGCCTACCTGCCCTTCGGAGCCGGCTCCCGCGCCTGCATCGGCAGCCAATACGCCATGATGGAATCGGTCCTCATCCTCGCCTCCCTCTGGCGCACGGGAACTCTCCGCCTCGCAGATCCCACCTTCACCGCAACCCCGGAGCCTTCCATTTCGCTCAGGATCAAGGGCGGATTGAGGATGGTGTGGGAGTGA
- a CDS encoding ABC-2 family transporter protein, translating to MNFYLTLFRKTYVRNFQYRIAALVNNFGSLIFGFMYIAIWQGTLGSNRHVIGFGSEEMGWYMAFVQGVFFLTMGLPRGFRIDEAVRTGEISLQLMRPVSFFGYYVAQCFGVQVYNIIFRSIPIYIILSLFVGFPTFAVTQLPWLLLSLLLCMYLAFLMTYFVGITAFWTNSVRWSFIVQYTLIMTFSGFLVPLPILPGWLATISLYSPYAGMHYFPAMFILGRPSVEGIALPLFWCVLLTFVALALTRVARRKLEVQGG from the coding sequence GTGAACTTCTATCTCACGCTGTTTCGCAAGACGTATGTACGGAACTTTCAGTACCGGATCGCGGCGCTCGTCAACAACTTTGGAAGCTTGATTTTCGGCTTCATGTACATCGCGATCTGGCAAGGCACACTCGGCTCCAACCGGCATGTGATCGGGTTTGGGAGCGAGGAGATGGGCTGGTACATGGCATTCGTGCAGGGGGTTTTCTTCCTGACGATGGGCCTCCCGCGGGGCTTTCGAATCGACGAAGCTGTGCGGACCGGCGAGATTTCGCTGCAGTTGATGCGTCCGGTGAGTTTTTTCGGGTACTATGTGGCGCAGTGTTTTGGGGTTCAAGTGTATAATATCATCTTCCGTTCGATTCCCATCTATATCATCTTGTCACTTTTCGTCGGTTTCCCAACCTTCGCTGTGACACAACTCCCCTGGTTGTTGCTCTCCTTGCTGCTCTGCATGTATCTTGCCTTTCTCATGACGTACTTTGTTGGCATCACCGCATTTTGGACGAACTCGGTTCGATGGTCGTTCATCGTCCAGTATACGCTCATTATGACGTTCTCCGGTTTCCTCGTGCCGCTGCCGATCTTGCCGGGCTGGCTCGCGACGATTTCCCTCTATTCGCCGTATGCGGGCATGCATTATTTTCCCGCGATGTTCATACTCGGGCGTCCGTCTGTGGAAGGGATTGCGCTTCCGCTGTTTTGGTGCGTTCTGCTGACGTTCGTCGCCCTTGCCCTGACCCGTGTGGCACGGCGCAAGCTCGAAGTGCAAGGAGGTTGA
- a CDS encoding ABC-2 family transporter protein, with product MNLYWKLLKASIKSQMEYKTAFFMELLVFMILQALDFLLVAAILLKFDTVGGWNLYEVGYLFAVASMVRSLYRVFANDIHNFEKYTANGEFDQLLTRPVSPLTLLIARGVYWNQIGGFIQGGIMLGLSLWGMHEQGVSIGPALLYLPISLVTGTIIVFSLGLATATIGFWTVRINEFLAFTHYGPLNAASYPMHIYPGWLRGILFTLIPVAFITYVPALYLFDKGGAFWYLLVSPLVALATMGVTWKFWSFGIKQYHSTGS from the coding sequence GTGAATCTCTATTGGAAGTTGCTCAAAGCGAGCATCAAGTCGCAGATGGAGTACAAGACCGCTTTTTTCATGGAACTGCTCGTGTTTATGATCTTGCAGGCGCTGGACTTCCTGTTGGTGGCGGCGATTCTGTTGAAGTTTGATACGGTCGGCGGGTGGAATCTGTACGAAGTCGGATACTTGTTCGCGGTGGCTTCGATGGTGCGCTCGCTGTATCGCGTGTTTGCGAACGACATTCATAATTTTGAGAAGTACACGGCGAACGGGGAGTTCGATCAATTGCTGACCCGCCCGGTTTCGCCTTTGACTTTGTTGATTGCACGGGGTGTGTATTGGAACCAGATCGGCGGGTTCATTCAAGGTGGGATTATGCTCGGACTCTCTCTTTGGGGGATGCATGAGCAGGGTGTTTCGATTGGCCCCGCGCTGCTCTATCTGCCCATTTCGCTCGTGACCGGGACGATCATCGTGTTCTCGCTGGGACTTGCGACGGCGACGATCGGGTTCTGGACGGTGCGGATCAATGAGTTTCTCGCGTTTACCCACTACGGTCCGCTCAATGCGGCGAGTTATCCGATGCACATCTATCCGGGCTGGTTGCGCGGCATCCTGTTCACGCTGATTCCGGTTGCGTTCATCACGTATGTTCCGGCGCTGTACCTGTTTGACAAGGGCGGTGCGTTTTGGTATCTCCTCGTCTCGCCGTTGGTGGCACTCGCGACGATGGGCGTGACGTGGAAGTTTTGGAGCTTTGGGATCAAGCAGTATCACAGCACAGGCTCTTGA
- a CDS encoding ABC transporter ATP-binding protein, which yields MIKANDLTKFYYVSEQKKGRFATLRTFISGKQNKIPAVSDMSFEIPRGGFVGYIGPNGAGKSTTIKMLTGILHPDGGTVEVAGLSPQRHRKEVARKIGVVFGQRTQLWWDLPTRDSFELLAAMYKVGKQDYDKAMEVYAELLGLHEFLDTPVRKLSLGQRMRADLCAALLHDPDVVFLDEPTIGLDVTAKTRIRSFLKELNEREQKTILLTTHDMDDIEQLCKQIIIINHGQKVYDGSLDSLRELYPLPSVLEVEYHGRVEEVLLPPGTQYDAGRNVARISFDKQTTRPMQLIDALGQCGEVRDIRVQTPKIEDIISEMYAQPQMV from the coding sequence ATGATCAAAGCCAACGACCTGACGAAATTCTACTACGTCTCCGAGCAAAAAAAAGGCCGCTTCGCCACCCTCCGCACGTTCATCTCCGGCAAGCAAAATAAAATTCCCGCCGTGTCCGATATGTCGTTTGAAATCCCACGCGGCGGCTTCGTCGGGTACATCGGCCCGAACGGGGCCGGCAAGTCCACGACGATCAAGATGCTGACCGGCATCCTCCACCCCGACGGCGGCACGGTGGAAGTCGCGGGACTCAGCCCGCAACGTCACCGCAAGGAAGTCGCCCGCAAGATCGGCGTCGTGTTCGGGCAGCGGACGCAATTGTGGTGGGACTTGCCGACGCGCGATTCGTTTGAACTGCTGGCGGCGATGTACAAAGTCGGGAAGCAGGACTATGACAAAGCGATGGAGGTCTACGCGGAGTTGCTCGGTCTGCATGAGTTTCTCGATACGCCGGTGCGCAAGTTGTCGTTGGGGCAACGGATGCGGGCGGACTTGTGCGCGGCGCTTTTGCATGATCCGGACGTGGTGTTTCTCGACGAGCCGACGATTGGGCTGGACGTGACGGCGAAGACGCGGATTCGGAGTTTTTTGAAGGAACTGAACGAACGGGAGCAAAAAACGATCCTGCTCACCACCCACGACATGGACGACATCGAGCAGTTGTGCAAGCAGATCATCATCATCAACCACGGGCAGAAGGTGTACGACGGGTCGCTGGACTCGCTGCGGGAGCTGTATCCGTTGCCGAGTGTGTTGGAAGTGGAGTATCACGGGCGGGTGGAGGAGGTATTGTTGCCTCCCGGTACGCAGTATGACGCGGGGCGCAATGTGGCGCGGATTTCGTTCGACAAGCAGACGACCCGGCCGATGCAGTTGATCGACGCGCTGGGGCAGTGCGGGGAGGTTCGAGATATTCGGGTGCAGACGCCGAAGATTGAGGATATTATTTCGGAAATGTATGCCCAGCCGCAGATGGTGTAG
- a CDS encoding phosphotransferase yields the protein MTQPWSPEHVVTEALARQLIETQFPELAPACVQVLGEGFDNTVYQVNKEYVFRFPRREIAVQLLQAEGRLLPDLVGRFSLQIPEPLFYGKCSEEFPWPFLGYRLVHGLAPERVPHLRRIEAAQPLAEFLLAVHSFPLEKALACGIPTTDIMQRFDLTQRTPQLHDHLKKAADLDLLEPTTLQTLQAYADTLSQTTWQPPVYDTLVHADPHIRNLVVNLEGTLTGIIDWGDAHIGHRALDLSIVYSYLPPEGRDLFYKIYGEVDAQTREMARFRAVFSTLVLMLYGYDQQQPQLVATAKQSLHLALLH from the coding sequence ATGACCCAACCTTGGTCACCGGAGCATGTGGTGACGGAAGCATTGGCACGGCAACTGATTGAGACCCAATTTCCTGAGTTGGCACCTGCCTGTGTGCAGGTACTGGGCGAGGGGTTTGATAATACGGTGTATCAGGTCAATAAAGAGTACGTGTTTCGTTTCCCACGGCGGGAGATTGCAGTGCAACTCTTGCAAGCGGAGGGTCGGTTGTTGCCCGACTTGGTCGGGCGGTTTTCGTTGCAGATTCCAGAGCCGCTTTTTTACGGGAAATGTAGTGAGGAGTTCCCTTGGCCTTTCCTTGGGTATCGTCTCGTTCACGGTCTTGCGCCTGAGCGAGTTCCGCATCTTCGCCGAATCGAAGCGGCTCAGCCCCTCGCTGAATTTTTGCTCGCCGTCCATTCCTTCCCTCTCGAAAAAGCGCTCGCCTGCGGCATCCCCACCACCGACATCATGCAACGCTTCGATCTCACCCAACGCACGCCCCAACTTCACGACCATCTCAAAAAAGCCGCCGACCTCGATCTCCTCGAGCCGACGACTTTGCAAACCCTGCAAGCCTACGCCGACACCCTCTCCCAAACAACCTGGCAGCCTCCCGTGTACGACACTCTCGTCCACGCCGATCCCCACATCCGAAACCTCGTGGTGAATCTCGAAGGCACCCTGACAGGAATCATCGACTGGGGCGATGCACACATCGGGCACCGAGCTCTCGACCTCTCCATCGTCTACAGCTACTTGCCGCCCGAGGGCCGTGACCTTTTTTACAAAATCTACGGCGAAGTCGACGCCCAAACCCGAGAGATGGCGCGGTTCCGAGCCGTTTTTTCCACGCTGGTTCTCATGCTCTACGGCTATGACCAACAGCAACCCCAGCTCGTTGCCACCGCCAAACAGAGCCTCCACCTCGCCCTCCTCCACTAA